The DNA segment TTGTCCGTGGCCTGCGTTGGCTCGGTCCTTACAGCCCGCGTTGGGGATGCTCGGACCTCGCCGCCTTGGCCACAGCCAAAATCCCTCGCCGCAGGACCCCGCGCAATTTTCGGACACGCTCTAAGGGTCTGTGCAAAAATAACTTCCGGTTTTGGCGGGAGCGCCGCCTGGCCGGATGCAAGGCTCGAGGAGGGAGCATCCCCGTTTTGGGGCTGTGACCGACGAGCAACGCCGCAGCCGGCCAGGCGCCGCCCCGCCCCGGAGGGCTGGGGCGATTTCGCTTTCTGGCTTCGTTTCTCCTCAGTCGCAGAGCCCTGGCTATGCTCCTTCGTCGTGCCTCGCCAGAAAGCGAAATCGCCTCCAGCAAAACCGGAATTTATTTTTGCACAGACCCTTCGCCAGGCCCTCGGCGTGCCCCACGTTCTTAACCGGCTCGAAAATCTTGAGCACCTCCCTTAGGAGTTCCTCGTCAACCGGCTCTTCAATCCATTTCGCCCACTGACGGATGTTTTCCGGATTCGCAGACCCGGCAATCGTGGTGGTGATGCCGGGATGAGCGACGGAGAATTGCAGCGCGAGTTTGGCGATATCGACGCCTTTCCTGGCGCAATGCTCGGCCGCCTGGCGCGCCGCGGCTTTGACGCTTTCCGGTTCCTTCAGCCACTTGGGCAGCAGCGCCTTGGTGAGCAACCGCGCCGAGAACGGCCCGGCGTTCATGACGCCGACTCCTTTGGCTTTGAGATAGGGCACCAGCTCGTCTGCGAACCGTGTGTTCTGCAGCGTGTATTGGTTGTAGCTGAGCACGCAATCCACGCTCGTTTGGTCGAGGATGAATTTGAAGATTTTCATCGGATAGCCGCTGAACCCGATGAATCGGACCTTGCCCTGGTCGCGGACCTTGCGCAGCGCCGGCAGCGTTTCATCCACGATTTCCTGCATCTCCACAAATTCAATGTCGTGGCAAAGGCAGATATCCAGGTGATCGACTCCCAGCCGGTGCAAACTCACATCCACGCTCTCGGCGACGCGTTTGGCGGAGAAATCGAAGTGCTGAAGGTCATAGCGCCCCAGTTTGGTGCAGATCAAATAGCGGTCGCGGGGCACGTCGCGCAGCGCCACGCCCAGCAAAACTTCCGACATGCCGCGCCCGTAAAACGGCGAAGTGTCGATAAAGTTGAGTCCGCAATCGAGCGCGACCTGCACGGATCGGATGGCCTCATCGAGCGTCACACGGCGAAATTCCTGGCCCAGCGAGGATGCGCCGAAGCTCAAGATCGGGAGTGGGAGGCCGGTGTTGCCAAGGATTCGAGTTTGCATGGGGGGAGAAGTGGTGAAGACCAGCGACTCAGAACGGATTACTGATCTCTGATTACTTTGGTTGCGGCGGAGCCTGGCGGAGCCGCGCAGGGTTCATTCGCGGTTTTTGATTACGCCGTTCGGCATCCCATCGTCAGCAGCACGTTGGCCCAAAGCGCCTGGTCGCCCGTCTGGATCGTCAGGACGTGGTCGGGTGAGTTGACGGCATTGTAGAAATCCCACTTTTGAATCGGCTCGAGCGGGAGCTTCAAGCGAGCGCCTTTGAGGATCGCTCGGTATTCGTTCCACACCGGGGGTTCGCCCTTCTGCGCGTAGGGATCGTCCAGCGGAATTCCCATCGTGTTCACCTTATCCACCGGGACAGCGCTCAACACCGCGCGCAGCACTTGCGCCACCGTGACAAGGCCGGGCGCCAAATTCAGACAGACCAGCTCGGCGTTCGGGCCGCGCTTGGTCCAAGCCGGATAATTGCCGTCGGCGATCAGGATCGTCGAGTGATGGCCCGCCCGGCCGAGCACTTCGTTGATCTGGGGATGAATCAGTTGGTGGTTGAGCATGTGGGCAGACTTTTAGTGACACGAAGTTCACGAATTTTCACGAATCTGAGCTTAGTGGTCATGGGCATTCAATACGTGCCAATTCGTGAAATTTCGTGTTCCCCACTTTTCACCCTCAAACTGCGAAGAGCCTTTTGTAAGCTTCCAGAGTCTGTTTAGCAGCTTCTTCAGCGTCCGGCAAAGGCATGACCTCGGCCGAAACGTAGCCGGCGTAACCGATATCGCGCAGCGCTTGCACAATCGGCTTCATATCCGTGTGCCCGAACCCCACCGCTTGCCGGTTGCTGTCCACGAAATGAATGTGGCCGAGCTTGTTGCCGGCGAGCCGCAACGCGCCCGCGATGTCCGTTTCTTCGATGTTCATGTGGAAGAGATCGCAAAGCAGCTTCACGTTTTGGGTTCGCAACGGTTTCAGGAACTCCCGCGTGTCCGCGACCCGATTGAACAGGTTCGTTTCGTATCGATTCAGCGGTTCGAACAACAAAGGCACGCCCTGGGCATGGGCGCGCGGGCCGAGTTGCTCCAGGGCATCCGCCAGCCAGGCCAGCGATTGTTCGCGCG comes from the Verrucomicrobiota bacterium genome and includes:
- a CDS encoding aldo/keto reductase; translation: MQTRILGNTGLPLPILSFGASSLGQEFRRVTLDEAIRSVQVALDCGLNFIDTSPFYGRGMSEVLLGVALRDVPRDRYLICTKLGRYDLQHFDFSAKRVAESVDVSLHRLGVDHLDICLCHDIEFVEMQEIVDETLPALRKVRDQGKVRFIGFSGYPMKIFKFILDQTSVDCVLSYNQYTLQNTRFADELVPYLKAKGVGVMNAGPFSARLLTKALLPKWLKEPESVKAAARQAAEHCARKGVDIAKLALQFSVAHPGITTTIAGSANPENIRQWAKWIEEPVDEELLREVLKIFEPVKNVGHAEGLAKGLCKNKFRFCWRRFRFLARHDEGA
- a CDS encoding transporter, yielding MLNHQLIHPQINEVLGRAGHHSTILIADGNYPAWTKRGPNAELVCLNLAPGLVTVAQVLRAVLSAVPVDKVNTMGIPLDDPYAQKGEPPVWNEYRAILKGARLKLPLEPIQKWDFYNAVNSPDHVLTIQTGDQALWANVLLTMGCRTA
- a CDS encoding sugar phosphate isomerase/epimerase, with the translated sequence MIRCAITISLVPEAKGGPFVFGEDLAGGCAKAAAFGFDAVEVFPRSAVEFDAKQLKHLLETHQLQLAGMGSGAGWLAHRLRLTDPDATNRRRARDFVAGIIDLAGGFGAPAIIGSMQGRWGDGVTREQSLAWLADALEQLGPRAHAQGVPLLFEPLNRYETNLFNRVADTREFLKPLRTQNVKLLCDLFHMNIEETDIAGALRLAGNKLGHIHFVDSNRQAVGFGHTDMKPIVQALRDIGYAGYVSAEVMPLPDAEEAAKQTLEAYKRLFAV